Proteins from a genomic interval of Lactococcus protaetiae:
- the proB gene encoding glutamate 5-kinase has protein sequence MTRRNILKFRRIVIKIGTSSLILPNGKINLSNIDELAFVLSDLNNKGYEVILVTSGAVGVGLNVLEMDKRPADIATQQALASIGQVELMSLYTQMFRRYSQKVSQLLLTRDVTDFPTSRENAENALSALLSMNIIPIINENDAIAVDEMDHQTKFGDNDKLGAIVAKLVDADLLIMLSDIDGLYDKNPTIYDDAQIFREIHEITDELREMAGGAGSRFGTGGMTSKLSAAQILFENGQEMVLTNGARIREIREIIAGKEIGTYFYRK, from the coding sequence ATGACGAGAAGAAATATTTTGAAATTTCGGCGAATTGTGATAAAAATAGGAACAAGTTCGCTGATTTTACCAAATGGAAAAATTAATTTATCGAATATTGATGAACTTGCTTTTGTTTTATCTGATTTGAATAATAAAGGTTATGAAGTGATTTTGGTGACCTCAGGTGCTGTAGGGGTAGGATTAAATGTTTTGGAAATGGACAAACGACCTGCCGACATCGCAACGCAGCAGGCTTTAGCGTCAATTGGACAAGTCGAGCTAATGAGTCTTTATACGCAGATGTTTAGGCGTTATTCGCAGAAAGTCTCTCAGTTACTTCTGACGCGGGATGTTACGGATTTTCCAACAAGTCGGGAAAATGCAGAAAATGCGCTTTCAGCGTTGCTTTCGATGAATATTATCCCGATTATCAATGAAAATGATGCCATCGCGGTGGATGAAATGGATCATCAGACGAAGTTTGGTGATAATGATAAACTCGGTGCAATCGTTGCGAAGCTTGTGGATGCTGACTTGCTGATTATGCTGTCTGATATTGATGGACTTTATGACAAAAATCCGACAATCTATGATGATGCACAGATTTTTAGAGAAATCCATGAAATTACAGATGAATTGCGCGAAATGGCTGGTGGAGCTGGGAGTCGCTTTGGTACAGGAGGGATGACTTCTAAGCTGTCCGCAGCACAAATTTTGTTTGAGAATGGGCAAGAAATGGTACTGACAAATGGCGCCAGAATCCGTGAGATTCGTGAAATCATTGCGGGTAAAGAAATTGGCACTTATTTTTATCGAAAATAA
- a CDS encoding DUF1858 domain-containing protein yields MIQLNIDAKLYDLATAYPEIVELMDELGFHEIKMPGMLQTAGRMATIPMGAKMKHIDWEEIVRVFAENGFEFVSSDTV; encoded by the coding sequence ATGATTCAACTTAATATAGATGCGAAACTTTATGATTTGGCGACAGCTTATCCTGAAATTGTGGAGTTGATGGACGAATTAGGTTTCCACGAAATTAAGATGCCAGGAATGCTACAAACAGCGGGTCGAATGGCAACAATTCCGATGGGAGCTAAGATGAAACACATTGACTGGGAGGAGATTGTTCGAGTCTTTGCTGAAAATGGTTTTGAATTTGTAAGCTCTGATACTGTTTAA
- a CDS encoding DUF438 domain-containing protein — translation MNKDMKKSTTVDRQKRIVEILTLLHEGGSFEEAKKIFNEEFDGVDVSEITGAEKALIQGGLSPSEIQKLCNVHAAVFKGSIKDIHKSSLEENTPGHPVHTLKLENQVIASLLNDEIRWVFAKIEKGDWKLLERLLAALEDLYNIDKHYTRKETLIFSYMEKYGITAPPKVMWGVDDAVRDMIKELLVYLKTGKVALNPLREMLDDVITEIEEMIFKEEAIMIPMCLDVFSLDDWEQIERDSSEIGYSFIAEPLKWKASSESRALETEREPERLAAIESAKEMTAAIAADGGAEIVKPKRVKRQYDWEKAQGDGVVVLPTGIMHLNELTALFNVLPVDLSFVDKDDIVRFFSGGERIFPRAKSVVGRRVIDCHPPKSFDAVDKILKDFHAGIRDSAEFWIDLHRFNKKVYIRYFAMRDEETGEYLGCLEVSQDITAIQNLVGEKRLDGHEQQHSAYEDAVAEKTADSNAISIDEKLAASEMPDFVKKMLEERSVSIDKR, via the coding sequence ATGAATAAAGATATGAAAAAGTCAACAACAGTTGACCGCCAAAAAAGAATTGTTGAGATTTTGACCTTGCTTCATGAAGGGGGTTCTTTTGAGGAAGCAAAGAAAATTTTTAATGAAGAGTTTGATGGTGTGGATGTTTCAGAGATTACTGGTGCAGAAAAAGCTTTGATTCAGGGAGGATTGAGTCCATCAGAAATTCAAAAGTTATGTAATGTCCATGCGGCGGTTTTTAAAGGTTCAATCAAAGATATTCATAAATCTTCTTTGGAGGAAAATACGCCTGGACATCCTGTACATACGCTGAAACTTGAGAATCAAGTCATTGCATCGCTTTTGAATGATGAAATTCGTTGGGTTTTTGCAAAGATTGAAAAGGGAGATTGGAAACTTCTGGAACGCTTGCTTGCCGCACTCGAAGATTTGTATAATATTGATAAACATTATACGAGAAAAGAAACATTGATTTTTAGTTACATGGAGAAATATGGTATTACAGCGCCACCAAAGGTGATGTGGGGTGTGGATGATGCTGTGCGCGACATGATAAAAGAGCTGTTAGTCTATCTTAAAACAGGTAAAGTTGCTTTGAATCCTTTGCGTGAGATGCTGGATGATGTGATTACTGAGATTGAAGAGATGATTTTTAAGGAAGAGGCAATCATGATTCCAATGTGTTTGGATGTTTTTTCTTTGGATGATTGGGAGCAGATTGAGCGGGATTCTAGTGAGATTGGTTACTCATTTATCGCAGAACCTTTGAAGTGGAAAGCCTCAAGTGAATCACGTGCGCTTGAAACTGAACGAGAGCCAGAGCGTCTTGCTGCGATTGAGTCAGCAAAGGAAATGACAGCGGCAATTGCGGCAGATGGTGGTGCTGAAATTGTCAAACCTAAGCGTGTTAAGCGACAGTATGACTGGGAAAAGGCGCAGGGTGACGGTGTTGTCGTGTTGCCAACTGGAATCATGCACCTTAACGAATTGACTGCATTGTTTAATGTTTTGCCTGTGGATTTGAGTTTTGTGGATAAAGATGATATTGTTCGGTTTTTCTCTGGTGGTGAGCGGATTTTTCCACGTGCGAAATCTGTTGTAGGTAGACGAGTAATTGATTGTCATCCACCAAAGTCATTTGATGCTGTGGATAAAATTTTGAAAGATTTTCACGCAGGAATTCGGGATTCAGCAGAGTTTTGGATTGATTTACATCGTTTTAATAAAAAAGTTTATATTCGATATTTTGCGATGCGTGATGAGGAAACAGGGGAGTATTTGGGATGTTTAGAGGTTTCTCAAGACATTACAGCGATTCAAAATCTTGTTGGAGAGAAACGATTGGATGGGCATGAACAGCAGCATTCTGCTTATGAGGATGCTGTAGCTGAGAAGACTGCTGACAGCAATGCTATCAGTATTGATGAAAAACTGGCGGCTTCCGAAATGCCTGATTTTGTGAAAAAAATGTTGGAAGAACGTTCGGTCAGTATTGATAAACGTTGA